In a single window of the Nocardioides massiliensis genome:
- the hisI gene encoding phosphoribosyl-AMP cyclohydrolase gives MSLDPAIADRLKRTADGLVPVIAQQYDTGEVLMLAWMNDEALARTLSTGRATYWSRSRQEMWAKGDTSGHVQWVKDARLDCDGDTILLQVDQVGAACHTGDRTCFDAAVLPLAGGTSA, from the coding sequence ATGTCCTTGGACCCCGCGATCGCCGACCGCCTCAAGCGCACCGCCGACGGGCTCGTCCCGGTCATCGCCCAGCAGTACGACACCGGCGAGGTGCTGATGCTGGCGTGGATGAACGACGAGGCGCTGGCGCGCACGCTCAGCACGGGGCGCGCCACCTACTGGTCGCGCTCGCGCCAGGAGATGTGGGCCAAGGGCGACACCTCCGGACACGTCCAGTGGGTGAAGGACGCCCGCCTCGACTGCGACGGCGACACGATCCTGCTCCAGGTCGACCAGGTCGGTGCCGCCTGCCACACCGGCGACCGCACCTGCTTCGACGCGGCGGTCCTGCCCCTGGCCGGCGGGACCTCCGCGTGA
- a CDS encoding ABC transporter ATP-binding protein, giving the protein MTATTDRAPEAAVDSGEEIGAWETIRAGIRHSPELKEGIGVTIAFAVVATLGRVVVPIAVQQTLDRGLGADGREGDLGFTITMLVVATAALVLTGVASYFMTARLYRTAERGLATLRVKAFRHVHDLPLLTQNSERRGALVSRVTSDVDQVSQFLIFGGIIAIISIGQIAIATVVMVVYSWQLALVVWICFAPLFLSLRFFQRKLSAAYGVVRRQVGAMLSAVAEPVVGAAVVRAYAVEARTQQRIDEAIEANRAAATRAQGLTAFSFSLGGVSGGLANAGVLVIGVWVGVAGDVTLGVVLAFAFLVTLFVGPVQMGTQVLTDAQNAIAGWRRVIGILQTPADVTDPGVDGEPLPHRPVDIAFDHVGFAYPGGEPVLHDIDQHVAAGTRVAVVGETGSGKSTLAKLLTRLMDPTTGRVLLDGIDLRRVPFDSLRRRVVLVPQEGFLFDADLRENLRYGKLDATDAELLEAAQALDLGDWLAGLPRGLDTRVGQRGESLSAGERQLVALIRARLADPDLLVLDEATSAVDPELEMRIGRALERLMQGRTSVSIAHRLTTAENADEVLVFDKGRIVQRGPHATLVAEGGVYGRLHASWVAQQGR; this is encoded by the coding sequence ATGACAGCGACCACCGACCGTGCGCCCGAGGCGGCCGTCGACAGCGGTGAGGAGATCGGCGCCTGGGAGACCATCCGGGCGGGGATCCGGCACTCCCCGGAGCTCAAGGAGGGCATCGGCGTCACGATCGCGTTCGCGGTCGTCGCGACCCTGGGCCGCGTCGTGGTCCCGATCGCCGTGCAGCAGACCCTCGACCGCGGTCTCGGCGCCGACGGCCGTGAGGGCGACCTCGGGTTCACCATCACCATGCTGGTGGTCGCCACCGCCGCGCTGGTGCTGACCGGCGTGGCGTCGTACTTCATGACCGCCCGGCTCTACCGCACCGCCGAGCGCGGCCTGGCGACCTTGCGCGTGAAGGCGTTCCGCCACGTCCACGACCTGCCGCTGCTCACGCAGAACTCCGAGCGCCGCGGCGCCCTGGTCTCCCGCGTCACCAGCGACGTCGACCAGGTCTCGCAGTTCCTCATCTTCGGCGGCATCATCGCGATCATCAGCATCGGCCAGATCGCCATCGCGACCGTCGTGATGGTCGTCTACTCCTGGCAGCTCGCGCTGGTGGTCTGGATCTGCTTCGCGCCGCTCTTCTTGTCGCTGCGGTTCTTCCAGCGCAAGCTCTCGGCGGCGTACGGCGTGGTCCGCCGCCAGGTCGGTGCGATGCTCTCGGCCGTCGCCGAGCCGGTGGTGGGTGCCGCGGTCGTGCGGGCGTACGCCGTCGAGGCGCGCACCCAGCAGCGCATCGACGAGGCGATCGAGGCCAACCGCGCCGCCGCCACCCGCGCCCAGGGCCTGACCGCGTTCTCGTTCTCCCTCGGCGGGGTCTCCGGTGGTCTGGCCAACGCCGGCGTGCTGGTCATCGGCGTGTGGGTGGGCGTCGCCGGCGACGTCACCCTCGGCGTCGTGCTCGCCTTCGCGTTCCTGGTGACGCTCTTCGTCGGTCCGGTGCAGATGGGCACGCAGGTGCTCACCGACGCCCAGAACGCCATCGCCGGCTGGCGCCGGGTCATCGGCATCCTGCAGACCCCGGCCGACGTCACCGACCCGGGTGTCGACGGCGAGCCGCTGCCGCACCGACCGGTCGACATCGCCTTCGACCACGTCGGCTTCGCCTACCCCGGTGGCGAGCCGGTGCTGCACGACATCGACCAGCACGTCGCGGCCGGCACCCGCGTCGCCGTGGTGGGGGAGACCGGGTCGGGCAAGTCCACGCTCGCCAAGCTCCTCACCCGCCTGATGGACCCGACCACCGGTCGGGTCCTGCTCGACGGCATCGACCTGCGCCGGGTCCCGTTCGACTCGCTGCGCCGCCGCGTCGTCCTGGTCCCGCAGGAGGGATTCCTCTTCGACGCGGACCTGCGCGAGAACCTGCGCTACGGCAAGCTCGACGCCACCGACGCCGAGCTGCTGGAGGCGGCGCAGGCACTGGACCTCGGCGACTGGCTGGCCGGTCTGCCCCGCGGGCTCGACACTCGGGTCGGTCAGCGCGGTGAGTCGCTCTCGGCCGGGGAGCGGCAGCTGGTCGCGCTCATCCGGGCCCGGCTCGCCGACCCCGACCTGCTCGTGCTCGACGAGGCGACCAGCGCGGTCGACCCGGAGCTGGAGATGCGCATCGGGCGCGCGCTCGAACGTCTGATGCAGGGACGCACGTCGGTCTCGATCGCCCACCGCCTCACCACGGCGGAGAACGCCGACGAGGTGCTCGTCTTCGACAAGGGGCGCATCGTCCAGCGCGGTCCGCACGCCACGCTCGTCGCCGAGGGCGGCGTCTATGGCCGACTGCACGCGTCCTGGGTCGCCCAGCAGGGTCGCTGA
- a CDS encoding HGxxPAAW family protein — translation MADNHGNTPAAWTAVVIGLAAFVVGGVGLMAGSMLTFWIGVALLPVAIIVMKVMDAMGLGDPASH, via the coding sequence ATGGCTGACAACCACGGCAACACCCCGGCCGCGTGGACCGCGGTGGTGATCGGTCTTGCCGCGTTCGTCGTCGGCGGCGTCGGCCTCATGGCCGGCAGCATGCTCACCTTCTGGATCGGCGTCGCGCTGCTCCCCGTCGCGATCATCGTCATGAAGGTGATGGACGCGATGGGCCTGGGCGACCCCGCGTCCCACTGA
- a CDS encoding Trp biosynthesis-associated membrane protein, with translation MSAPATPAVPDRRSFGPALLAGLGGGTLATLAATRTWVTATGEAGGVDVAAEVSGTSAAPLPWALALVALASWGAILALRGRARVVVAALGALAAVGGLVAAGLALGETDERAVDAVIDRGALAETAETSLTAWPWVTIVALVVTAAAGVVAVRRSPQWPAMGARYDAPADAAGAATTAELADDAGARELWDALDRGLDPTDPPDPTRDTPTEGHPRSPLD, from the coding sequence GTGAGCGCCCCGGCCACCCCCGCCGTACCCGACCGGCGCAGCTTCGGCCCTGCGCTCCTCGCAGGTCTCGGCGGCGGAACGCTCGCGACCCTGGCGGCCACCCGCACCTGGGTGACGGCCACCGGTGAGGCCGGCGGCGTCGATGTCGCCGCGGAGGTGAGCGGCACGTCCGCGGCCCCGCTGCCGTGGGCGCTCGCCCTCGTCGCCCTCGCCTCGTGGGGCGCCATCCTCGCGCTGCGCGGACGGGCGCGCGTGGTGGTCGCCGCCCTGGGTGCGCTCGCCGCGGTCGGCGGACTGGTGGCCGCCGGCCTGGCGCTCGGGGAGACCGACGAGCGGGCGGTCGACGCCGTCATCGACCGCGGAGCTCTCGCCGAGACCGCTGAGACCTCCCTGACAGCCTGGCCCTGGGTCACGATCGTCGCGCTCGTCGTCACCGCCGCGGCGGGTGTGGTCGCGGTGCGGCGGTCTCCGCAGTGGCCGGCGATGGGCGCGCGGTACGACGCCCCGGCGGACGCCGCAGGCGCGGCGACCACCGCCGAGCTCGCCGACGACGCCGGCGCGCGCGAGCTCTGGGACGCCCTCGACCGCGGCCTCGACCCGACCGACCCGCCCGACCCGACCCGTGACACCCCGACCGAGGGACACCCCCGCAGCCCCCTAGACTGA
- the trpC gene encoding indole-3-glycerol phosphate synthase TrpC has translation MTVLDGIIAGVREDLAAREAITPLSALEARVAEVPPARDPMPAFRAPGLSVIAEVKRASPSKGHLGDIPDPAALATAYTAGGADAISVLTEQRRFNGSLDDLDAVRAAVETPLLRKDFIVTPYQLWEARAHGADLALLIVAGLDQATLASLHALALELGLTALVEVHEAEEVRRALDVGATLIGVNNRNLKTLEVDPDTFAALAADIPDDVVKVAESGLRGPDDAARHAAEGADVVLVGEALVIGGDPAAGVAAMRAAGTTR, from the coding sequence GTGACCGTACTCGACGGGATCATCGCCGGGGTCCGTGAGGACCTCGCCGCGCGCGAGGCCATCACCCCGCTGTCCGCGCTCGAGGCGCGCGTGGCCGAGGTCCCGCCCGCGCGGGACCCCATGCCCGCGTTCCGCGCCCCCGGGCTCAGCGTGATCGCCGAGGTCAAGCGCGCCAGCCCCAGCAAGGGCCACCTGGGCGACATCCCCGACCCCGCGGCGCTGGCGACCGCCTACACCGCAGGCGGGGCCGACGCCATCAGCGTCCTCACCGAGCAGCGCCGCTTCAACGGCAGCCTCGACGACCTCGACGCCGTGCGCGCCGCGGTCGAGACCCCGCTGCTGCGCAAGGACTTCATCGTCACGCCCTACCAGCTGTGGGAGGCCCGCGCGCACGGCGCCGACCTCGCGCTGCTGATCGTCGCCGGACTCGACCAGGCGACGCTGGCGTCGCTGCACGCACTCGCCCTCGAGCTCGGACTCACTGCGCTCGTGGAGGTCCACGAGGCCGAGGAGGTACGCCGCGCCCTCGACGTCGGCGCCACCCTGATCGGTGTCAACAACCGCAACCTCAAGACCCTCGAGGTCGACCCCGACACCTTCGCCGCGCTCGCCGCCGACATCCCCGACGACGTCGTCAAGGTCGCCGAGTCCGGCCTGCGCGGACCCGACGACGCGGCACGGCATGCCGCCGAGGGCGCCGACGTCGTGCTCGTCGGCGAGGCACTGGTCATCGGCGGCGACCCGGCAGCCGGCGTCGCGGCGATGCGCGCGGCAGGCACGACGCGATGA
- a CDS encoding ABC transporter ATP-binding protein, whose product MSAPAQPRVGPATLRDGFGVLGVAIRREPWVFTWSTLGSVLFGALTVADAWVLGWSTERFVIPSFQDGELKPGAAIAVVALFLGVALLRAVGIVARRLGAGIMQYRMQAHYRRAVTRKYLELPLSWHQRHPTGQLLSNANSDVEAAWMPIAPLPMAVGTVAMMVVAIAQMLLADLVLAIAGLITFPIVIVANVVYQRFQSPLMTRAQALRAELSEIAHESFDGAMVVKTLGRETEETERFAAKADALRDINIRSGRMRAMFDPVMESLPNLAVLVVLAIGVQRFLAGDSDAGDVVTVAYLLTIVAFPIRSLGWLVADMPRSVVGFRRVSAVLDETGQMTYGDASAAGHGAGPARLEVADVAFAYGADDAGAEPLLRGIDFTVEPGRSVALVGPTASGKSTLTSLLVRAVDPDAGAVRLDGTDLRQLAHGELADAVALVPQSTFVFDDTVRGNIALDRDLDDATIWEALRAAQAEEFVRALPDGLDARLGERGTSLSGGQRQRIALARALVRRPRLLILDDATSAVDPEVEGRILAALRDQARAAGHEPPTLLTVAYRKATIALADEVIYLADGRVADRGTHAELLARNPDYARLVNAYEAELEPRPVTGVDEEGDR is encoded by the coding sequence GTGAGTGCCCCGGCGCAGCCGCGGGTCGGGCCGGCGACCCTGCGCGACGGGTTCGGCGTCCTCGGCGTCGCCATCCGGCGTGAACCGTGGGTGTTCACCTGGTCGACGCTCGGCAGCGTGCTGTTCGGTGCGCTCACGGTCGCCGACGCGTGGGTGCTGGGCTGGTCGACCGAGCGGTTCGTGATCCCGTCGTTCCAGGACGGTGAGCTCAAGCCCGGCGCGGCGATCGCGGTGGTCGCGCTCTTCCTCGGTGTCGCGCTGCTGCGCGCCGTCGGCATCGTCGCGCGCCGTCTCGGCGCCGGCATCATGCAGTACCGCATGCAGGCGCACTACCGCCGTGCCGTCACCCGCAAGTACCTCGAGCTCCCGCTCTCCTGGCACCAGCGCCACCCGACCGGCCAGCTGCTCTCCAACGCCAACTCCGACGTCGAAGCCGCGTGGATGCCGATCGCGCCGCTGCCGATGGCGGTCGGCACAGTGGCGATGATGGTCGTCGCGATCGCCCAGATGCTGCTCGCCGACCTCGTGCTCGCGATCGCCGGGTTGATCACGTTCCCCATCGTGATCGTCGCCAACGTCGTCTACCAGCGCTTCCAGTCCCCGCTGATGACCCGCGCGCAGGCACTGCGTGCGGAGCTGAGCGAGATCGCGCACGAGTCCTTCGACGGCGCGATGGTCGTCAAGACCCTCGGCCGCGAGACCGAGGAGACCGAGCGGTTCGCCGCCAAGGCCGACGCGCTGCGCGACATCAACATCCGCTCCGGCCGCATGCGCGCGATGTTCGACCCGGTGATGGAGTCGCTGCCCAACCTCGCGGTCCTCGTGGTCCTCGCGATCGGGGTGCAGCGCTTCCTCGCCGGTGACTCCGACGCCGGTGACGTCGTCACGGTCGCCTACCTGCTCACGATCGTCGCCTTCCCGATCCGCTCGCTCGGCTGGCTGGTCGCCGACATGCCGCGCTCGGTGGTCGGCTTCCGGCGCGTCTCCGCGGTCCTCGACGAGACCGGCCAGATGACGTACGGCGACGCCTCCGCAGCCGGTCACGGGGCCGGACCGGCCCGACTGGAGGTGGCCGACGTCGCCTTCGCGTACGGCGCCGACGACGCCGGCGCCGAGCCGCTCCTGCGCGGCATCGACTTCACCGTCGAGCCGGGCCGCTCGGTCGCGCTCGTGGGGCCGACCGCCTCGGGCAAGTCCACGTTGACCTCGTTGCTGGTGCGCGCCGTCGACCCCGATGCTGGCGCGGTCCGGCTCGACGGCACCGACCTGCGCCAGCTGGCCCACGGCGAGCTGGCCGACGCCGTCGCCCTGGTGCCGCAGAGCACCTTCGTCTTCGACGACACCGTGCGCGGCAACATCGCGCTCGACCGCGACCTCGACGACGCCACGATCTGGGAGGCACTGCGCGCCGCCCAGGCCGAGGAGTTCGTGCGCGCGCTCCCCGACGGTCTCGACGCCCGGCTGGGGGAGCGCGGCACGTCGCTGTCCGGCGGGCAGCGTCAACGGATCGCCCTGGCGCGCGCCCTCGTACGCCGACCGCGGCTGCTGATCCTCGACGACGCCACCTCCGCGGTCGACCCGGAGGTGGAGGGCCGCATCCTCGCCGCGCTGCGCGACCAGGCGCGTGCCGCCGGCCACGAGCCGCCCACCCTGCTGACGGTCGCCTACCGCAAGGCGACCATCGCCCTGGCCGACGAGGTGATCTACCTCGCCGACGGCCGGGTCGCCGACCGCGGGACCCACGCGGAGCTGCTCGCCCGCAACCCCGACTACGCCCGGCTGGTCAACGCCTACGAGGCCGAGCTCGAGCCCCGTCCCGTGACCGGCGTCGACGAGGAGGGGGACCGATGA